A stretch of the bacterium genome encodes the following:
- the dnaE gene encoding DNA polymerase III subunit alpha, whose translation MFVPLHCYSHYSFLRGTASPAVLARTASRLGYPALALTDRDGVYGAVEFDRACRETGIRPLLGVELTSPAGNLVLLARNREGWSELCRLTTARRLDPGFSPARVFETGRRGNLFILVDNPALLPPSARAIPGLRLAWNPVRARQRGKGEPVAVAMPRVAFPDPAAAAVAGFLSLIRTRKEKTPTRRPDGGCLPRRGELERAGFARAALAESGRLAAACDFRFDGSPPRLYPEGDVGVLRAACRDAFSRTMGGSEPGRVRLERELGVIERMGFAGYFLLAREIVVFAAERAIPWVGRGSAANSLVCYLLGITAVNPLEHGLYFERFLNEHRPDPPDIDIDFPTHRRREVIEFIRRRYGRERTALISTTSRFRGRGAFREAARVLGWREEKIREISRKLPYFFSNREPERLRREIPECRDLPWADSGFCRILTLAAALEGIPRNISVHPGGVVVSPRPLTDMVALERASGGLVVTQPDMYSIRDLGLVKVDILGQRALAVVEDTIRLEAARGTTLDWGTVKPREDEATGRLIATGRTLGCFYIESPVMRLLLRRLGCRDFETLVAASSIIRPGVNSSGLADRYIARSRGEEPVPRLHPLLAPILAETKGVMIYQEQVMRVVSAAAGMSMGDADLFRRAMNGKENMGVLEKRFRSGCRTTGFPEREIDALWGQIRSFAAYSFCKAHSAAFSVLSFQTAWLKAHYPASFLAAVISRRGGFYPSSEYIEEARRLGLEVLSPDVNHSEGVSISEGAGIRLGLMEVSGLGPEAIRRIVVARPRGGFSSWEDFIGRVRPGVAETRRLLSAGALDGLGVGRAELGWKYAAYSGTAGSRRYSPEDRPPVFPGGPPGFPSPGSPVARAPDRIPLPGGDVRLVARVAARRRVSSAGDRMMLFVTLDSERELVEGVMFPDVYARCGHLVVPGARRVFRGRFETRAGAALLVVSGVYPSREEQKGVSRPSPEYFLLPPKRRLSDNRQGCFYREDRGE comes from the coding sequence CGTCTCCGGCGGTTCTGGCGCGGACCGCCTCCCGCCTGGGATATCCGGCGTTGGCCCTGACCGATCGCGACGGCGTGTACGGCGCGGTGGAATTCGACCGGGCGTGCCGCGAGACCGGTATCCGGCCGTTGCTGGGAGTCGAGTTGACGTCTCCTGCCGGCAACCTCGTTTTATTGGCCCGGAACCGGGAGGGGTGGAGCGAACTGTGCCGGCTGACGACGGCTCGCCGGCTGGACCCCGGTTTTTCCCCGGCCCGGGTATTTGAAACCGGGCGCCGGGGAAACCTGTTCATCCTGGTCGATAACCCGGCGCTTCTTCCCCCCTCTGCCCGGGCAATCCCGGGGCTACGGCTCGCCTGGAATCCGGTACGCGCACGGCAGCGGGGAAAGGGGGAACCGGTCGCGGTAGCGATGCCGCGGGTGGCGTTTCCTGACCCCGCCGCCGCCGCCGTGGCCGGATTCCTTTCCCTGATCCGGACCCGGAAGGAGAAGACGCCTACCCGCCGTCCGGACGGAGGGTGTCTGCCGCGCCGGGGAGAGTTGGAACGGGCCGGGTTCGCCCGGGCGGCGCTGGCGGAGTCGGGGCGCCTCGCCGCCGCCTGCGATTTCAGGTTCGACGGATCTCCGCCGCGGTTGTACCCGGAGGGAGACGTCGGCGTACTCCGCGCCGCCTGCCGGGATGCCTTCTCCCGAACGATGGGAGGCTCGGAACCGGGCCGGGTCCGCCTGGAGCGGGAGTTGGGGGTAATCGAGCGGATGGGGTTTGCCGGCTACTTCCTCCTGGCCCGGGAAATCGTCGTTTTCGCCGCGGAACGGGCAATCCCCTGGGTGGGCCGGGGAAGCGCCGCCAACAGCCTGGTCTGTTACCTGTTGGGGATCACCGCCGTCAACCCCCTCGAACACGGGCTCTATTTCGAGCGTTTTTTGAACGAACATCGCCCGGACCCCCCCGACATAGATATCGATTTCCCCACCCACCGGCGTCGTGAAGTGATCGAATTCATCCGTCGCCGTTATGGAAGAGAGCGGACGGCGCTGATTTCCACGACGTCGCGGTTCCGCGGTCGGGGCGCTTTCCGTGAAGCCGCGCGGGTTCTGGGGTGGAGGGAGGAGAAGATCCGGGAGATTTCCCGGAAACTGCCCTATTTCTTCAGCAACCGGGAGCCGGAGCGGTTGCGCCGGGAGATTCCCGAATGCCGCGATCTCCCCTGGGCGGATTCCGGGTTCTGCCGGATATTGACGCTCGCCGCCGCCCTGGAGGGGATACCCAGGAATATTTCCGTCCACCCCGGCGGGGTGGTCGTTTCTCCCCGCCCGCTGACCGATATGGTGGCATTGGAACGCGCCTCCGGCGGTCTGGTGGTGACCCAGCCGGACATGTATTCGATTCGCGATCTGGGGCTGGTCAAGGTCGACATCCTGGGGCAGCGCGCCTTGGCGGTGGTGGAGGACACGATCCGCCTGGAAGCGGCCCGCGGCACCACCCTGGATTGGGGAACCGTCAAACCACGGGAGGACGAGGCGACCGGGCGCCTGATAGCGACCGGTCGAACGCTGGGTTGTTTCTACATAGAGTCCCCGGTCATGCGCTTGCTGCTGCGGCGGTTGGGCTGCCGCGATTTCGAAACCCTGGTGGCGGCCAGTTCCATCATCCGTCCGGGAGTCAACAGTTCCGGCCTGGCCGATCGCTACATCGCCCGCAGCCGGGGGGAGGAGCCGGTCCCCCGCCTTCACCCGCTTCTTGCGCCCATCCTTGCCGAAACCAAGGGAGTGATGATCTACCAGGAACAGGTGATGAGAGTGGTGAGCGCGGCGGCGGGAATGAGTATGGGGGATGCCGACCTGTTCCGGAGGGCCATGAACGGGAAGGAGAACATGGGGGTCCTGGAAAAACGTTTCCGGTCCGGTTGCCGGACCACCGGTTTCCCGGAGAGAGAGATCGACGCTCTTTGGGGTCAGATCCGCAGTTTCGCGGCCTATTCGTTCTGCAAGGCCCACAGCGCCGCCTTTTCCGTCCTCTCCTTCCAAACCGCATGGCTGAAGGCTCACTACCCGGCATCGTTCCTGGCCGCGGTTATTTCGAGACGGGGGGGATTTTATCCTTCCTCGGAGTACATCGAAGAAGCGCGCCGTTTGGGGTTGGAGGTTCTGTCTCCCGATGTCAACCACAGCGAAGGCGTCTCCATATCCGAGGGCGCCGGAATTCGTTTGGGGTTGATGGAGGTGTCCGGCCTCGGTCCGGAGGCGATCCGCCGGATAGTGGTTGCGCGCCCGCGGGGCGGATTCTCGTCGTGGGAAGATTTCATCGGACGGGTCAGACCGGGAGTAGCCGAAACCCGGAGGTTGCTGTCCGCCGGCGCCTTGGACGGCCTCGGTGTCGGAAGGGCGGAACTGGGGTGGAAGTACGCCGCGTATTCCGGAACGGCCGGTTCGCGTCGTTACTCTCCCGAAGATCGGCCCCCCGTTTTCCCCGGCGGTCCTCCCGGTTTCCCTTCCCCCGGGTCGCCGGTCGCCCGGGCGCCCGACCGCATCCCGCTTCCCGGCGGGGACGTCCGCCTGGTCGCGCGGGTGGCGGCCAGGCGCCGGGTGTCGTCCGCCGGCGACCGGATGATGCTGTTCGTCACTCTCGATTCGGAACGGGAATTGGTGGAGGGGGTTATGTTCCCCGATGTTTACGCCCGTTGCGGGCACCTGGTCGTGCCCGGCGCCCGCCGGGTTTTCCGGGGCCGGTTCGAAACCCGAGCCGGAGCCGCGCTCCTGGTCGTTTCCGGTGTGTACCCGTCCCGGGAAGAGCAAAAGGGAGTTTCGCGCCCCTCCCCGGAGTATTTTTTACTGCCCCCGAAGCGGCGTCTGAGCGACAATCGACAGGGTTGTTTCTACCGGGAAGACCGGGGAGAATGA